A segment of the Deltaproteobacteria bacterium genome:
GGCGGCCCAAACAGATCGCCATGGACTACCGCGACAGTTCTTGGATGGCGGTGATGTTGGAGATCATGGGCGAAGCCGAAGGACTCGCCTTCATGAAAAAGCTCGCAGCCAAAGATCTCTACATGCGCGAGAATAAAAACTTGCTCACCCAACTGCTCGCCGCCGGCGAATTCCCGGTGCTGGCCAATACTTATTTGGAAACCTTCGCGAAGATCCAGAAAGCCGGCGCGCCCATCGAATGGGTGCCGGGCAGAAATCCGATCCCGGCGTCAACCCATTTGCTTGGCATCTACGCCCAGGCGCGTCATCCCAACGCGGCCAAGCTGTTCGTGGATTTTTTGCTTTCTCGCGAAGGCCAGAGCTTGACGGCAAACGTCATTGGCACTTACCCGGCCAATCCCGAGGTCGATTCCGAGCTGCGCAAAAAGACCGCTGGCTACCGCCTCCATCCGGTGAATCCCAGAATGATGGCGCGCTTCGACGAGATCAACAAACAGTACATGGAAATCTTTTGGAAAAATTGACAACGTTGCGCCTGATCGTCGACCGCAGTTCCGACAACACGCCGCATAGAAACATCGGCGATGCGGTGAATTCCGGCGACCCGGTCAAATGCTGCGCCTCCGTAGCCACGTGCGCGATCGCCAATTGTTGACAGAGCATTCAGCCCCATGATGTAGTTCGCCGGTCAGTAATGATTTTCCAAAGCAAGAAAGCGAGAAACCCATAAGCGCCAACGCCACCACCCTAGCCCGCTTCGTGAAATCCTATGAGATCCGCCGCGCCTATCAAGGCGGCGTGTAATATCCGCCGGCGGTCGGCGGCGTCGCCGGCGCCATCGATATCCATTGCCACGCCGATGCGGCGCATCAAGATGCGTTGTCGGTGGCCAAACTGGCTTCGAAAAACGGCATGCGCGGCATATTGTTCAAATCCATCGCCGGGAAGCAGCGCGCCGAGTCGGTGCGCAAAGTGCGCTAAGAACTACAACGCTGGTGCGACGAAGAAAAGATTCAACCGATTAAGTGCTGGTCCGGCTGCAACGTCGCCAACCGCTCGGCGCCGGCGACGGTGGCAAAAATCCGCGAGCAGTTGGACAACGGCATCGACGCCGTGTGGATGCCGGTGGCGATGCACGCCAACACGCTGAGTAAAATCGGCGGGCGCAAATCCTGGTGGGACGCCAGCGCCGGCCGCGGTGAGCTGACGCCGGCAATGAGCTGGGAAGATGCGCTCAAGGTCGGCCACTACGCCCTCGATGCACACGGCAAATTGAAGCAAGAAATCAAAGACATCATCAAATTACTTGTCGAGCGCGGCAAGCCGCTGTTCTTCGGCCACGCCACCCATCCAGAAATTTACGCTCTCGCCGAAGAGTGCCGGAATGCCGGCCAGACCCGCGCCGTCATCGATCATCCCTTCAGTCCCTTCGTCAACTTGAGCATCGAGCAAATGACCGAGCTCGGCAAAAGCGGTGTTTATTTGAATTTCACCTACGGCGAAATCTCGCCGCTCCTCGGCGTCGATCCCTTCGACATGTACAAAGCGATCCGCAGCATCGGCGTCGAACATGTGACATTGTCGAGCGACTGCGGCGAGCCGCTCTTCCCCAACTCGGTGGAAGGCATCCGCCAAATGCGCGCCTACATGGAAGCCTTCGGACTCAGCACGGAAGAAATCAAAACCGTCAGCTGCGACAACCCGGCGAAAATCGTCGGCTTGCCTTTGGCGGCGTAAGCCGGCGTTGACTGTCGTCCTGAGCGCCAGCGAAGGATCTCGCCTTCGTCGGCGACAATCAAGACGAGATGCTTCGCGTTGCTCAGCATGACATCCGTGCGCGAGCCGACGACTTCTCAGTTTGTAGGATGTGGTGACCGGAGGGAACCGCATCTTTGGTAATTCGAAGTCCCTGATGCGGTTCGCGGACTCACCACATCCTACGGGTTACCGTGTCGCAATTCGCTCGGAGCCCTTCGACACGCTCAGGGCGAACGGATAAGTAATTCAATTCGCGATCAAGCAATACCGTTCGTGGTGAGGCTCTCGAACCATGAACGGTATTGCGACACTGTCTCGCGGCGGGAGCGACAGAGGTGAAGGCGCCCATCGCTGACTTACTCTTTGTTGCCTACCGCTTCGCTTTTTCCGCGAACGACCAATCGCGCACCGTCTGCAAATTGATTGCCGTATTTCCCTTGGAGCGAAACGTACCAACGGCGAGCAGATCGCTGGTCACCGCGTCGGACAGCGTCAGCTCCGGGTTATACTGATCGCGCACGAGATTGTATAACCGCTCCGCCCCCGGCCTGTCCAAGCGCATCGCTTTTTCGAATAAGCCCAAGCTGTAGATCTGCTGTTCTTGCAGCTCCCGTGAAGCGAGAGCATCGAAAGCGCAACAACTTGTAGTTTATGCGAACTTCCGAAGTGTGTTCCTGCGTTAGAACTTACTCAGCCGCGACAATCGTTCCGCCGCCGCCGCCAGCGTCTCGTCCTTCTTGCAGACCGCGAAGCGGGCGAAGTGTTTGCCCAAATGCTTGTCGCTTTCCTGGTAGAACGGGCTGGCGGGAATACAGGCGACACCGACGTCGCGAATCAGCCACTGGGCGAACTGCATGTCGTCTTGCACATGCTTTGGCGCAACACCGCGCCAATCGATCATGACGAAGTAGCTTCCACTCGGTTTGAAAACTTTGAAACCGACTGTCTTGAGTACATCGACCATGCGGTCGCGTCTCGATTGATAGCTCACCTGAAGATTCTCGAAAAACGAGAACGGCAAATTCAGCGCGGTCGCCGCGGCAGCTTGTAACGGTGAAGCGACGGCGTAAGTGATGAACTGGTGCGCTTGGTTAACTGCGTTGACGAGCGCCGCGGGACCGATCGCCCAGCCAATCTTCCAACCGGTAACGCTAAAAGTCTTGCCCAAGCTACTGATCGTCAGCGTGCGCTCGGCCATCCCCGGCAGCGTCGCCAGCCGCGTGTGTACCGCGTCATCGTAGAGAATATGCTCATAAACCTCGTCGGTGATGGCGACGACGTCATGCTTCTGACACAGCGCGGCGATCGCGCGCAGCTCGGCGCGGGAAAAAACTTTGCCGGTGGGATTGTGCGGCGTGTTGACGATAATCGCCCGGGTGCGCGAGTTGAAAGCTTTGGCCAATTCATCCGGATCGAATTCCCAACCATCGCCGCGCAGCGCCACGTAGCGCGGCGTCACGCCGGCCATGATCATGTTCGGCACGTAAGTATCGTAGACCGG
Coding sequences within it:
- a CDS encoding extracellular solute-binding protein; translated protein: MKSWQRQLFFLAFIAIPLLSTRTAAAADAKIIDAARKEGKLVAYVSMLTENATALLAEFRKKYPFIETSLYRANTQRLLPKIQLEARTQQHEADVISATFTIWNELTRAKLIMKYDSPERAKYPEALKDSDGYWNILHLGVQGMAYNTKLVSPDAAPKKYEDLLHPRWRPKQIAMDYRDSSWMAVMLEIMGEAEGLAFMKKLAAKDLYMRENKNLLTQLLAAGEFPVLANTYLETFAKIQKAGAPIEWVPGRNPIPASTHLLGIYAQARHPNAAKLFVDFLLSREGQSLTANVIGTYPANPEVDSELRKKTAGYRLHPVNPRMMARFDEINKQYMEIFWKN
- a CDS encoding aminotransferase class I/II-fold pyridoxal phosphate-dependent enzyme, with the protein product MSAMSQRVAGFGTTVFVEINNLARQYNAVNLGQGAPDFDGPPEVLAAAVEAVNSALNQYAPGIGMANVRHAIAQHAACFYDQKLNPDTEVLVTTGATEGVFAAILGLTDPGDEAIVFEPVYDTYVPNMIMAGVTPRYVALRGDGWEFDPDELAKAFNSRTRAIIVNTPHNPTGKVFSRAELRAIAALCQKHDVVAITDEVYEHILYDDAVHTRLATLPGMAERTLTISSLGKTFSVTGWKIGWAIGPAALVNAVNQAHQFITYAVASPLQAAAATALNLPFSFFENLQVSYQSRRDRMVDVLKTVGFKVFKPSGSYFVMIDWRGVAPKHVQDDMQFAQWLIRDVGVACIPASPFYQESDKHLGKHFARFAVCKKDETLAAAAERLSRLSKF